A region from the Stutzerimonas stutzeri genome encodes:
- the infB gene encoding translation initiation factor IF-2 produces the protein MTQVTVKELAQVVDTPVERLLQQMREAGLSHTSAEQVVTDNEKQALLAHLKSSHGAKVDEPRKITLQRKTTTKLKVGGSKTISVEVRKKKTFVKRSPDEIEAEKQRELEEQRAAEESARQKAAEEARLRAEEEARLQAEAQAAAQAQQAPAAASEEPASASAAAEAEPAPVVPAAPVEERKKDEPRRSDKARSDDDERRDRKQAQHRPSLKTKAPLSRTVRSGEDDADGFRRGGRGKSKLKKRNAHGFQSPTGPIVREVAIGETITVGDLAQQMSVKAAEVIKFMFKMGSPVTINQVLDQETAQLIAEELGHKVKLVSDNALEEQLAELLKFEGEAITRAPVVTVMGHVDHGKTSLLDYIRRAKVAAGEAGGITQHIGAYHVETDRGMVTFLDTPGHAAFTAMRARGAQATDIVILVVAADDGVMPQTIEAIQHAKAAGVPLVVAVNKIDKPGADLDRIRSELSVHEVTSEEWGGDTPFVPVSAKMGTGVDELLEAVLLQAEILELTATPSAPGRGVVVESRLDKGRGPVATVLVQDGTLRQGDMALVGSNYGRIRAMLDENGKPIKEAGPSIPVEILGLDGTPDAGDELSVLADEKKAREVALFRQGKFREVKLARAHAGKLENIFENMGQEEKKTLNIVLKSDVRGSLEALQGSLSSLGNDEVQVRVIGGGVGGITESDANLALASNAVLFGFNVRADAGARKIVEQEGLDLRYYNVIYDIIEDVKKALTGMLGSDVRENILGIAEVRDVFRSPKFGAVAGCMVIEGMVHRNRPIRVLRDDVVIFEGELESLRRFKDDVAEVRAGMECGIAVKSYNDVKAGDKIEVFEKVEVARSL, from the coding sequence ATGACGCAAGTCACGGTGAAAGAACTGGCCCAGGTGGTCGACACACCGGTCGAGCGACTGCTGCAGCAGATGCGTGAGGCAGGACTGTCGCACACCAGCGCCGAGCAAGTAGTGACCGATAACGAAAAGCAGGCCCTGTTGGCGCACCTCAAGAGCAGCCACGGGGCCAAGGTGGACGAGCCGCGCAAGATCACACTGCAGCGCAAGACCACGACCAAGTTGAAGGTCGGTGGCAGCAAGACCATCAGCGTCGAAGTTCGTAAGAAAAAGACCTTCGTCAAGCGTAGCCCTGACGAGATCGAAGCCGAGAAGCAGCGCGAGCTTGAAGAGCAGCGCGCCGCCGAAGAATCGGCTCGGCAGAAGGCTGCCGAGGAGGCGCGACTGCGCGCGGAGGAAGAAGCTCGGCTTCAGGCCGAAGCGCAAGCGGCTGCCCAGGCGCAACAGGCGCCGGCTGCCGCGTCCGAAGAGCCTGCATCTGCATCTGCAGCAGCAGAAGCCGAGCCCGCCCCGGTCGTTCCTGCCGCCCCTGTCGAGGAGCGCAAGAAGGACGAGCCGCGCCGGTCGGACAAGGCGCGTAGCGATGATGACGAGCGTCGTGATCGCAAGCAGGCGCAGCATCGCCCATCGCTGAAGACCAAGGCTCCGCTTTCGCGCACCGTGCGCAGTGGCGAAGACGATGCCGACGGGTTCCGTCGCGGCGGGCGCGGCAAGTCGAAACTGAAGAAGCGCAATGCGCACGGCTTCCAGAGCCCGACCGGCCCGATCGTTCGCGAAGTCGCGATTGGCGAGACCATCACCGTCGGGGATCTGGCGCAGCAGATGTCGGTCAAGGCTGCCGAAGTCATCAAGTTCATGTTCAAGATGGGCAGTCCGGTCACCATCAACCAGGTGCTGGATCAGGAAACGGCCCAGTTGATTGCCGAAGAGCTTGGACACAAGGTCAAGCTGGTCAGCGACAACGCCCTGGAAGAGCAACTGGCTGAGCTGCTGAAGTTCGAAGGCGAGGCGATCACGCGTGCGCCGGTGGTCACCGTCATGGGTCACGTCGACCACGGTAAGACCTCGCTGCTCGACTATATCCGTCGGGCCAAGGTCGCTGCCGGAGAAGCCGGTGGTATTACCCAGCACATCGGTGCTTATCACGTCGAGACCGATCGCGGCATGGTCACCTTCCTCGATACACCCGGCCACGCCGCGTTCACCGCGATGCGTGCCCGCGGGGCGCAGGCGACCGATATCGTGATTCTGGTTGTGGCGGCCGATGATGGCGTGATGCCACAGACCATCGAGGCGATCCAGCATGCCAAGGCTGCCGGTGTTCCGCTGGTGGTCGCGGTGAACAAGATCGACAAGCCGGGCGCCGATCTCGATAGGATCCGCAGCGAGCTGTCCGTTCACGAAGTGACTTCGGAAGAGTGGGGCGGTGACACGCCTTTCGTTCCGGTTTCCGCGAAGATGGGTACCGGCGTCGACGAACTGCTCGAAGCCGTGCTGCTGCAAGCCGAGATTCTCGAACTCACCGCGACACCTTCGGCGCCTGGCCGCGGTGTGGTAGTGGAGTCGCGCCTCGATAAAGGGCGTGGCCCGGTCGCTACGGTCCTGGTTCAGGACGGTACCCTGCGTCAGGGCGACATGGCGCTGGTCGGCTCGAACTACGGCCGTATTCGCGCGATGCTCGACGAGAACGGCAAGCCGATCAAGGAAGCCGGCCCGTCGATTCCGGTCGAGATCCTCGGTCTCGACGGTACGCCTGATGCCGGCGACGAGCTCAGCGTGCTGGCTGATGAGAAGAAGGCGCGCGAAGTGGCCTTGTTCCGTCAGGGCAAGTTCCGTGAAGTGAAACTGGCCCGTGCGCATGCCGGCAAGCTGGAAAACATCTTCGAGAACATGGGGCAGGAAGAGAAGAAGACGCTCAACATCGTCCTCAAATCCGACGTCCGTGGTTCGCTCGAGGCGCTGCAGGGCTCGCTCAGCAGCCTGGGTAACGATGAGGTCCAGGTACGTGTTATCGGCGGCGGTGTCGGTGGTATCACCGAGAGCGACGCCAACCTGGCGCTGGCGTCGAATGCCGTTCTGTTCGGCTTCAACGTGCGTGCCGACGCAGGTGCGCGCAAGATTGTCGAGCAAGAAGGCCTGGATCTGCGTTACTACAACGTGATCTACGACATCATCGAAGACGTCAAGAAGGCACTGACCGGGATGCTGGGCAGCGACGTTCGCGAGAACATCCTGGGCATCGCCGAGGTCCGTGATGTGTTCCGTTCGCCGAAGTTCGGTGCCGTCGCAGGCTGCATGGTCATCGAAGGCATGGTGCATCGCAACCGCCCGATTCGCGTACTGCGCGACGACGTGGTGATCTTCGAGGGCGAGCTGGAATCGCTGCGCCGCTTCAAGGACGACGTTGCCGAAGTGCGCGCCGGCATGGAGTGCGGTATTGCGGTGAAGAGCTACAACGACGTCAAGGCTGGCGACAAGATCGAAGTGTTCGAGAAGGTCGAAGTGGCACGTTCGCTCTAA
- a CDS encoding DUF2845 domain-containing protein: protein MKRDVTKPSQLAALLGIVLLSPVVASAESLRCGSDLVSTGDRAFEVERKCGEPQQRDFVGYTLSANERREMAREEWVYGPRNGVFSILTFEGNRLVQIETRRAH, encoded by the coding sequence ATGAAGCGCGACGTAACGAAGCCCAGCCAGTTGGCTGCCCTGCTGGGGATCGTCCTGCTGAGCCCGGTGGTTGCCTCTGCGGAGAGCCTGCGCTGCGGCAGTGATCTGGTTAGCACCGGCGACCGAGCGTTCGAAGTCGAGCGCAAGTGCGGCGAGCCGCAGCAGCGAGACTTTGTCGGCTACACGCTGAGCGCTAACGAGCGGCGCGAAATGGCACGTGAGGAATGGGTCTACGGGCCACGAAACGGAGTGTTCAGCATCCTGACCTTCGAAGGCAACCGCCTGGTCCAGATCGAAACCCGTCGTGCGCATTGA
- a CDS encoding BON domain-containing protein, translated as MNKIQTSITAATIATALSLPLAGAAFADVTPALSDAQPMMLAATDSDLENSAERTANEAGEVMSDTWITTKVKSALLAGDSTPGMKIEVETNDGVVSLSGTVASEAQREMAINKAKGIEGVKDVSADGLKAVD; from the coding sequence ATGAACAAGATCCAGACCTCTATTACCGCTGCCACCATCGCCACCGCTTTGAGCTTGCCGCTGGCAGGGGCTGCGTTCGCTGACGTCACGCCTGCACTGAGCGACGCCCAACCGATGATGTTGGCCGCCACCGACAGCGACTTGGAAAACTCCGCCGAGCGCACCGCTAACGAAGCCGGTGAAGTCATGTCCGACACCTGGATCACCACCAAGGTCAAATCCGCCTTGTTGGCAGGCGACTCGACGCCCGGCATGAAGATCGAAGTTGAAACCAACGACGGTGTCGTCTCGCTGTCTGGCACCGTAGCCAGCGAAGCGCAGCGTGAGATGGCGATCAACAAGGCCAAGGGCATCGAAGGCGTCAAAGATGTCTCCGCCGATGGCCTGAAAGCAGTCGACTGA
- the truB gene encoding tRNA pseudouridine(55) synthase TruB yields the protein MAQVKRVRRSVSGIILLDKPRGFTSNAALQKVRWLLNAEKAGHTGSLDPLATGVLPLCFGEATKFSQYLLDADKGYETVAQLGVTTSTADAEGEVLERKPVAVTQAKLEAVLPAFRGDLQQIPPMYSALKRDGQPLYKLARAGEVVEREPRSVNIARLDLLSLDADRARLAVSCSKGTYIRTLVEDIGRELGCGAHVAELRRTQAGPFDLTQTVSLEALEQAHAEGGAEAVDAFLKPVDSGLEHWPLLQLSEHSAFYWLHGQPVRAPEAPKFGMLRVQDHNGRFIGIGEVSEDGRIAPRRLIRSE from the coding sequence GTGGCTCAGGTAAAACGCGTTCGCCGCTCAGTCAGTGGCATCATTCTTCTCGACAAGCCGCGTGGGTTCACCTCCAATGCGGCGCTACAGAAAGTCCGCTGGCTTCTCAATGCCGAAAAAGCGGGGCATACCGGAAGCCTGGATCCACTCGCAACCGGCGTTCTGCCGTTGTGTTTCGGCGAGGCCACGAAGTTTTCACAGTATTTGCTCGATGCCGACAAGGGTTATGAAACCGTTGCCCAGCTTGGCGTCACCACCAGCACTGCGGATGCCGAGGGCGAGGTGCTCGAGCGCAAGCCTGTCGCAGTGACCCAGGCGAAGCTCGAAGCGGTACTGCCGGCGTTTCGGGGCGACCTGCAGCAGATCCCGCCGATGTACTCGGCGCTCAAGCGCGACGGCCAGCCGCTGTACAAGCTGGCGCGTGCTGGGGAAGTAGTGGAGCGAGAGCCACGTTCTGTTAATATTGCGCGCTTGGATCTGCTGTCTCTGGACGCCGACAGGGCTCGCCTCGCGGTGAGCTGCAGCAAAGGCACCTACATTCGTACGCTGGTCGAAGACATCGGCCGCGAACTGGGTTGTGGTGCGCACGTTGCCGAGCTGCGTCGGACCCAGGCCGGGCCTTTCGATCTGACCCAGACAGTCAGCCTCGAAGCGCTCGAGCAGGCTCATGCAGAAGGTGGGGCGGAAGCGGTAGACGCTTTCCTCAAGCCGGTCGACAGCGGGCTGGAACACTGGCCGCTGCTGCAGTTGTCAGAACATAGTGCTTTTTACTGGCTGCATGGGCAGCCGGTGCGTGCACCGGAAGCGCCGAAATTCGGCATGCTGCGTGTGCAAGATCATAACGGCCGCTTCATCGGTATCGGTGAAGTGAGCGAAGACGGGCGCATCGCGCCGCGTCGTTTGATTCGGTCGGAATGA
- a CDS encoding DUF748 domain-containing protein — MPNGMKRALIALMTALICYCLLGFLILPGVAQRVVNQQLIQYATVPARLERIEFNPFSLELTLFDLRLGEPDKPQLGFERLYLNLQWSSLWHRTLQIEDIELVELHTEVVFDKNGVLNLTQLFDLPPAEETPDEEEKEPFALSIGRLQLVEGSVHFADQRPAEPIDFVLDSLNFELLNFATRSEDAADAVLVAKGPDGSRIDWKGQLNLSPISSSGELEVDGLALKTFWPYVRDVVPLVLNDGQLSLRTAYRLDLSNETSLRLSDATATLTSLSLDSPDAKPLVRMQRAQLAKVSLDLQKRQVTLGQLRSEALESWLVREADGQLNWQRLLADQADAPSPDRPTNTAADQPRPDTPQAVAPESAAQPWRILLEDAQLRDYQLHLADHVPNEDVELDVGPLDLDVQHFDSRGDTPMELKLATEIGKQGSLSAEGQLALAPMQGQFDLTLQGIDLRLAQPYLTPFVHLELRSGLLASQLSVELEGTAPLALHVGGSAEISQLHTLDTIQERDFLKWRSLKLDGLDYRYPNDLQIAGIDLEQPYARFIINPDLTTNINDLLVDKSAPDPEQAAPPATQPDAPQAPASPFALRIGGIRIADGSANFSDLSLRPPFITAIQQLEGHIGTLDNRQHSAASVDIKGKVDRYAPVSIEGSLTPFDPLQSLDIATRFRRVELTTLSPYSAKFAGYRIRKGRLNLDLHYRIQQGQLNAENEVVLEQLQLGEKVDSEQAVDLPVRLAVALLKDSSGTIALKLPVQGDLKNPQFDVMPIVWQTLRNLVVRAVKSPFKFLGGLVGHEQADLSEIPFAPGSSELNRDARSRLDALAAALKERPVLRLEVEGRSAPTLDGPLLAEQWLQREYQQTWYKVLQRRGDKVPADAAELQIGEEEKSAMLEGIYRSRLQQQPPSEWQQLDEDTRTGLLRQAILDSRASSTALLRRLSRERAASIKDYLVDGAQLAADRVYLLDTGITEAPEGQDVSTVLHLEAE, encoded by the coding sequence ATGCCCAACGGAATGAAGCGCGCGCTCATCGCCCTGATGACCGCACTGATCTGCTATTGCCTCCTCGGCTTTCTGATATTGCCCGGCGTTGCCCAGCGGGTTGTCAATCAGCAACTGATCCAGTACGCAACGGTACCGGCGCGCCTGGAGCGCATCGAATTCAACCCGTTCAGCCTCGAGCTGACGCTGTTCGATCTGCGCCTGGGCGAGCCCGATAAACCGCAACTCGGTTTCGAGCGCCTTTACCTGAATTTGCAGTGGAGCAGCCTCTGGCACCGGACCCTGCAGATCGAAGACATCGAACTGGTTGAACTGCACACCGAAGTGGTTTTCGACAAGAACGGCGTACTCAACCTGACCCAGCTGTTCGACCTGCCGCCGGCTGAAGAGACCCCGGACGAGGAAGAGAAGGAGCCGTTCGCGCTGAGCATCGGTCGCCTGCAACTGGTGGAAGGCTCGGTTCACTTCGCTGACCAGCGCCCCGCAGAGCCCATCGATTTCGTGCTCGACTCGCTCAACTTCGAGCTTCTCAACTTCGCCACCCGTTCGGAAGATGCCGCCGACGCCGTGCTGGTGGCCAAGGGCCCCGACGGTTCGCGGATCGACTGGAAAGGCCAACTCAACCTGTCGCCGATCAGTTCCTCCGGCGAGCTGGAAGTCGACGGCCTGGCGCTGAAGACGTTCTGGCCCTATGTCCGTGACGTGGTGCCCCTGGTGCTTAACGACGGACAGCTCAGCCTGCGAACGGCTTACCGGCTGGATCTCAGCAACGAAACCTCGTTGCGCTTGAGCGATGCCACCGCGACCCTGACCTCGCTGAGCCTGGACAGTCCCGACGCAAAGCCGTTGGTGCGCATGCAGCGTGCACAACTTGCCAAGGTGTCGCTGGACCTGCAGAAGCGCCAGGTCACCCTGGGCCAGCTTCGCAGCGAAGCGCTGGAAAGCTGGCTGGTACGTGAAGCCGACGGACAACTCAACTGGCAACGCCTGCTGGCGGATCAAGCCGATGCGCCGTCACCCGACAGACCAACGAACACAGCGGCGGACCAGCCCCGTCCGGACACGCCGCAGGCCGTGGCGCCTGAGTCAGCAGCGCAACCGTGGCGCATCCTGCTGGAAGATGCGCAGCTGCGGGACTATCAGCTGCACTTGGCTGATCACGTGCCCAATGAGGATGTCGAACTCGACGTCGGGCCACTTGACCTCGACGTCCAGCATTTCGACAGCCGCGGCGACACCCCGATGGAGCTCAAACTGGCCACCGAGATCGGCAAACAGGGCTCGCTGAGCGCCGAAGGGCAGCTGGCATTGGCTCCGATGCAGGGCCAGTTCGACTTGACGCTGCAGGGTATCGACCTGCGCCTGGCGCAGCCCTACCTGACCCCCTTCGTTCATCTGGAGTTGCGCAGCGGACTGCTGGCCAGCCAGCTCTCCGTCGAACTCGAAGGCACCGCCCCCCTCGCCCTGCATGTTGGCGGGTCTGCGGAAATCTCCCAGCTACACACCCTGGACACGATCCAGGAGCGCGATTTCCTGAAATGGCGCTCGCTCAAGCTGGACGGCCTGGACTACCGCTACCCGAACGACCTGCAAATCGCCGGGATCGATCTGGAGCAGCCCTATGCCCGCTTCATCATCAACCCAGACCTGACCACCAATATCAACGACCTGCTGGTCGACAAATCCGCGCCAGATCCCGAGCAAGCTGCGCCACCTGCCACGCAGCCGGACGCGCCACAAGCGCCCGCGAGTCCCTTTGCGCTGCGCATCGGCGGCATTCGGATCGCCGATGGCTCGGCCAATTTCTCTGATCTGAGCTTGCGCCCCCCGTTCATCACGGCAATCCAGCAATTGGAAGGCCACATCGGCACCCTCGACAATCGGCAGCACAGCGCAGCCAGCGTCGACATCAAAGGCAAGGTGGACCGGTACGCGCCCGTGAGCATCGAGGGGAGCCTGACGCCGTTCGACCCGCTGCAAAGCCTGGATATCGCGACCCGCTTCCGCCGGGTCGAGCTGACCACCCTGTCGCCATATTCGGCCAAGTTCGCCGGTTACCGTATCCGCAAGGGCCGCCTCAATCTCGATCTCCATTACCGTATTCAGCAGGGCCAGCTGAACGCCGAGAACGAAGTGGTGCTGGAGCAGCTGCAGCTAGGCGAGAAGGTCGACAGTGAGCAGGCGGTGGACTTGCCAGTCCGCCTGGCCGTCGCCCTGTTGAAGGACAGCAGCGGCACCATCGCCCTCAAGCTCCCGGTGCAGGGTGACCTGAAAAACCCACAGTTCGACGTAATGCCTATCGTCTGGCAGACGCTACGTAATCTGGTGGTGCGAGCGGTGAAGTCGCCGTTCAAGTTTCTCGGTGGGCTGGTCGGACACGAACAGGCCGACCTCAGTGAGATTCCATTTGCGCCAGGCAGCAGCGAACTGAACCGGGACGCGCGCAGTCGACTCGACGCCCTGGCGGCGGCCCTCAAGGAGCGCCCCGTACTGCGCCTGGAGGTCGAAGGCAGGAGCGCCCCGACACTCGATGGCCCGTTGCTTGCCGAGCAGTGGCTGCAACGTGAATATCAGCAGACCTGGTACAAGGTACTGCAACGGCGCGGTGACAAGGTACCCGCCGACGCCGCGGAGCTGCAGATCGGCGAGGAGGAGAAAAGCGCCATGCTCGAGGGAATCTACCGCAGCCGTTTGCAGCAGCAACCACCGAGCGAATGGCAACAGCTGGACGAAGACACTCGCACCGGACTCCTCCGCCAGGCAATCCTCGACAGCCGCGCGAGCAGCACCGCACTATTACGACGGCTGAGTCGGGAGCGTGCGGCCAGCATCAAGGACTATCTGGTCGATGGCGCCCAACTGGCAGCCGACCGCGTTTACCTGCTCGACACCGGCATTACCGAAGCGCCCGAAGGCCAGGATGTGTCGACTGTGCTGCACCTGGAGGCCGAATGA
- the rpsO gene encoding 30S ribosomal protein S15 encodes MALSVEEKAQIVDEYKQGEGDTGSPEVQVALLTANINKLQGHFKANGKDHHSRRGLIRMVNQRRKLLDYLKGKDTTRYSALIGRLGLRR; translated from the coding sequence ATGGCACTTAGCGTTGAAGAAAAAGCCCAGATCGTTGACGAGTACAAGCAAGGTGAAGGCGACACCGGTTCTCCGGAAGTCCAGGTTGCCCTGCTGACCGCCAACATCAACAAGCTGCAAGGTCACTTCAAGGCCAACGGCAAAGATCACCACTCCCGTCGTGGTCTGATCCGCATGGTCAACCAGCGTCGTAAGCTGCTGGATTACCTGAAGGGCAAGGACACCACTCGTTACAGCGCTCTGATTGGTCGTCTGGGTCTGCGTCGCTAA
- a CDS encoding DUF2845 domain-containing protein, translating to MKPTAVLLTMLLLAFGAVEAAASSTFRCRSTLVSLQATTAEVAAKCGEPSARALTGYRETIDDYGFRHEVPVEEWTYGPTNGMYHFLRFEGNRLTRIDSERQ from the coding sequence ATGAAGCCGACAGCCGTCCTGTTGACGATGTTGCTCCTGGCGTTCGGCGCGGTGGAGGCCGCTGCATCATCGACCTTCCGCTGCCGCAGTACCCTGGTCAGCCTGCAGGCCACGACCGCCGAGGTGGCCGCCAAATGCGGCGAGCCATCGGCTCGCGCCCTGACCGGGTACCGCGAAACCATCGACGACTACGGGTTCCGCCACGAAGTGCCTGTTGAAGAATGGACCTACGGGCCAACCAACGGCATGTACCACTTCCTGCGCTTCGAAGGGAATCGTCTCACCCGGATCGACAGCGAACGCCAATAA
- the rbfA gene encoding 30S ribosome-binding factor RbfA translates to MAKEFSRTQRIGDQMQRELALLIQREVKDPRLGLVTITAVEVSRDLSHAKVFITIMGKDDDEDAVKANLKILNEAGGFLRMQLGKAMKLRTVPQLHFNYDASVRRGVELTSLIERAMAEDRKHSDDVGE, encoded by the coding sequence ATGGCCAAAGAATTCAGCCGTACCCAGCGTATTGGCGACCAGATGCAGCGCGAGTTGGCGTTGCTGATACAACGAGAAGTAAAGGATCCGCGGCTGGGGCTGGTCACCATTACCGCCGTCGAAGTCAGTCGCGATCTGTCCCATGCCAAGGTGTTCATCACCATCATGGGCAAGGACGATGACGAGGACGCGGTCAAAGCCAACCTCAAAATTCTCAACGAGGCCGGTGGTTTCCTGCGGATGCAGTTGGGCAAAGCGATGAAACTGCGCACCGTACCTCAGCTGCATTTCAACTATGACGCCAGCGTACGGCGTGGCGTAGAGCTTACGTCGCTGATCGAGCGGGCAATGGCTGAAGATCGCAAGCACAGCGATGACGTCGGAGAGTAA
- the pnp gene encoding polyribonucleotide nucleotidyltransferase, with translation MNPVIKKFQFGQSTVTLETGRVARQASGAVLVSVDDDVTVLVTVVGAKTADPSKGFFPLSVHYQEKTYAAGKIPGGFFKREARPSEKETLTSRLIDRPIRPLFPEGFQNEVQVICTVVSTSKKTDPDIAAMIGTSAALAISGIPFNGPIGAARVAFHPETGYLLNPNYEQLKASSLDMVVAGTKDAVLMVESEAKELTEDQMLGAVLFAHDEFQAVIQAVNELAAEAAKPTWDWQPKAENTALLDAIRSEFGEQISQAYTIIVKQDRYARLGELREQIVAKFASEEGQPSASEVKEAFGEIEYRIVRENIVNGKPRIDGRDTRTVRPLNIEVGVLPKTHGSALFTRGETQALVVATLGTARDAQLLDTLEGEKRDAFMLHYNFPPYSVGECGRMGATGRREIGHGRLARRGVAAMLPSADEFPYTVRVVSEITESNGSSSMASVCGASLALMDAGVPMKAPVAGIAMGLVKEGEKFAVLTDILGDEDHLGDMDFKVAGTVKGVTALQMDIKIQGITEEIMEIALGQALEARQNILGQMNQVIAQSRTELSANAPTMIAMKIDQDKIRDVIGKGGATIRSICEETKASIDIEDDGSIKIFGETKEAAEAAKQRVLGITAEAEIGKIYVGKVERIVDFGAFVNILPGKDGLVHISMLSDQRVEKVTDVLKEGQEVKVLVLDVDNRGRIKLSIKDVAAAEASGA, from the coding sequence GTGAACCCGGTTATCAAGAAATTTCAGTTCGGTCAGTCGACCGTAACCCTCGAGACTGGCCGCGTCGCCCGTCAGGCCTCCGGCGCTGTGCTGGTATCCGTCGACGACGACGTCACCGTGCTGGTGACCGTGGTCGGCGCCAAGACCGCCGATCCGAGCAAGGGCTTCTTCCCGCTCTCGGTCCATTACCAGGAAAAAACCTACGCAGCCGGCAAGATCCCTGGCGGCTTCTTCAAGCGTGAAGCGCGCCCCTCCGAAAAGGAAACGCTGACCTCGCGCCTGATCGACCGTCCGATCCGCCCGCTATTCCCGGAAGGCTTCCAGAACGAAGTCCAGGTCATCTGCACCGTCGTTTCGACCAGCAAGAAGACCGATCCGGACATCGCCGCAATGATCGGTACGTCCGCCGCACTGGCCATCTCCGGCATTCCGTTCAACGGCCCGATCGGCGCCGCGCGCGTGGCGTTCCACCCGGAAACCGGCTACCTGCTGAACCCGAACTACGAGCAGCTCAAGGCCTCCAGCCTGGACATGGTCGTGGCCGGCACCAAGGACGCCGTGCTGATGGTCGAATCCGAGGCCAAGGAGCTGACCGAAGACCAGATGCTGGGCGCCGTGCTGTTTGCCCACGACGAGTTCCAGGCCGTGATCCAGGCCGTGAACGAACTGGCTGCCGAAGCCGCCAAGCCCACCTGGGACTGGCAGCCGAAAGCCGAGAACACCGCGCTGCTCGATGCGATCCGCAGCGAGTTCGGCGAGCAGATTTCCCAGGCCTACACCATCATCGTCAAGCAGGACCGCTATGCGCGTCTGGGCGAGCTGCGTGAGCAGATCGTCGCCAAGTTCGCCAGCGAAGAAGGCCAGCCTTCGGCTTCCGAGGTCAAGGAAGCCTTCGGCGAGATCGAGTACCGCATCGTTCGCGAGAACATCGTCAACGGCAAGCCGCGCATCGACGGTCGCGACACCCGTACCGTGCGTCCGCTGAATATCGAAGTTGGCGTGCTGCCGAAAACCCACGGTTCGGCGCTGTTCACTCGCGGTGAAACCCAGGCGCTGGTCGTCGCTACGCTGGGCACCGCACGCGACGCCCAACTGCTCGACACCCTGGAAGGCGAAAAGCGCGATGCCTTCATGCTGCATTACAACTTCCCACCGTACTCGGTCGGTGAATGTGGCCGCATGGGCGCAACCGGGCGCCGCGAAATCGGTCATGGTCGCCTGGCGCGTCGTGGCGTCGCGGCCATGCTGCCGAGCGCTGACGAGTTTCCGTACACCGTCCGCGTCGTATCGGAAATCACCGAATCCAACGGTTCCAGCTCCATGGCGTCCGTCTGTGGTGCCTCGCTGGCGCTGATGGATGCGGGCGTGCCGATGAAGGCGCCGGTCGCCGGCATCGCCATGGGCCTGGTCAAGGAAGGCGAGAAGTTCGCCGTTCTGACCGACATCCTGGGTGACGAAGACCACCTCGGCGACATGGACTTCAAGGTAGCCGGTACTGTCAAAGGCGTGACCGCACTGCAGATGGACATTAAGATCCAGGGCATCACCGAGGAGATCATGGAGATCGCCCTGGGCCAGGCCCTGGAAGCGCGCCAGAACATCCTCGGCCAGATGAACCAGGTCATCGCGCAGTCGCGCACCGAGCTGTCGGCCAACGCACCGACCATGATTGCCATGAAGATCGATCAGGACAAGATCCGCGACGTGATCGGCAAGGGCGGCGCCACCATTCGCAGCATCTGCGAAGAGACCAAGGCCTCGATCGACATCGAGGACGACGGTTCGATCAAGATCTTCGGCGAGACCAAGGAAGCCGCTGAGGCTGCCAAGCAGCGCGTACTGGGCATCACCGCCGAGGCCGAGATCGGCAAGATTTACGTGGGCAAGGTCGAGCGCATTGTCGACTTCGGCGCCTTCGTCAACATCCTGCCGGGCAAGGACGGTCTGGTGCATATTTCGATGCTGAGCGATCAGCGCGTCGAGAAGGTCACCGACGTTCTCAAGGAAGGCCAGGAAGTGAAGGTTCTGGTGCTGGACGTGGACAACCGTGGCCGTATCAAGCTGTCCATCAAGGACGTGGCGGCCGCCGAGGCGTCCGGCGCCTGA